A window of Ipomoea triloba cultivar NCNSP0323 chromosome 2, ASM357664v1 contains these coding sequences:
- the LOC116007460 gene encoding uncharacterized protein LOC116007460 has protein sequence MVWEIGRMLPGPTSPPSSTYILLYLCVSAPLARKVKTSAAKMTSSRHSESPPPSCSTQERYFHPLPAEPQTPQYIIVLPNYYRSHSYISRTCRRRLIYSAGLLLLAVTVFLLWPSDPGVSVSRLRLRGFRVHPFPPSLDISLDLIVKVQNRDFYSVDYNALVVSIAYRRKRLGYVTSEEGHLKARASSYINATLQLKGVEIITDVLPLIEDVARGSVTFDTVTEISGQLGLFLLDLPLQGKVSCEIVVDTKNETISHQNCYPE, from the exons atGGTGTGGGAGATTGGGAGAATGTTACCTGGGCCCACCTCACCACCTTCCTCTACCTATATTCTATTATATCTCTGTGTCTCTGCTCCATTGGCCCGAAAAGTGAAAACCAGTGCGGCGAAGATGACGTCATCAAGACATTCCGAGTCGCCGCCACCGTCGTGCTCAACTCAAGAACGCTATTTCCATCCTCTCCCGGCGGAGCCCCAGACGCCACAATACATCATTGTTCTACCAAATTACTATCGTTCGCATTCCTACATAAGCCGCACGTGCCGCCGCCGCCTGATTTACTCCGCCGGACTTCTCCTCCTTGCCGTGACCGTCTTCCTCCTCTGGCCCTCCGACCCCGGAGTTTCCGTTTCACGCCTCAGACTACGCGGCTTCAGAGTTCACCCCTTCCCGCCCTCCCTAGACATTTCGCTGGACCTGATCGTTAAGGTCCAAAACAGAGATTTCTATTCCGTTGATTACAACGCACTAGTCGTTTCGATCGCCTACCGGAGAAAGCGGCTCGGATACGTCACGTCGGAGGAGGGCCACCTTAAAGCCAGGGCTTCTTCCTACATTAACGCTACGCTGCAACTGAAAGGGGTTGAAATTATAACCGACGTGCTGCCGTTGATCGAGGACGTCGCTAGGGGTTCGGTTACGTTCGATACCGTTACTGAGATCAGTGGCCAGCTGGGATTGTTCTTGCTGGACCTTCCTTTACAG GGGAAAGTATCGTGTGAAATTGTTGTAGATACGAAGAATGAGACTATCTCCCATCAAAATTGTTACCCTGAG TAA
- the LOC116010139 gene encoding nitrate regulatory gene2 protein yields the protein MGCTQSKIENEETVARCKERKMYMKEAVASRNAFAAAHSSYAVSLKNTGAALHDYADGEAQFTSAAAAAASTSGSSSVPGSSVGIPPSMSSNYDLPPPPPLPPPPLPFFTPSPLQRAATMPEISIPTPDLKHEDPIIEETEEDIEDESVHGLKHRSSKSSGGGGIGGRGSASHNAHEEDLPPPTPPSPPRTPPQSIPMPPSPPLHDNWDFFSWGNDAGPTLADVDEGRVEREELQRKLLEEEAKRRANDASNGGSRRSGKEEATEVAEKVAEPPTQPPPPQAAATKVAKRVKVQAPPEGKKKSGQPANLLQIFSELDDYFLRASESAHEVSKMLEANRLHYHSNFADPKGHVDHATKVMRVITWNKSFKGMPNQDDGKDDFDSEENETHATVLDKMLAWEKKLYDEVKAGEQMKLEYQRKVASLNKLKKRGTNTEALERMKATVSHLHTRYIVDMQSMDSTVSEINRLRDDQLYPKLKSLVEAMARMWETMKGHHESQCQIVLALRSLDMSQSPKETSEHHYERTYQLGVVVQEWHSQFEKMIIHQKEYIRGLNCWLKLNLVPIDTNLKEKVSSPQRPQNPPILALLHAWQDLIEKLPDELAKTAIYSFSAVVNTIVQHQVDEMKLKDRCKDTQKELDKKTRQFEDWYHKYMQRRTPNDDTEQDGAHEDQNVIDRQLQLEALKQRLKEEEEAYLRQCMQVRVKSLTSLRTGLPELFRAMSEFSRACSIMYQTLESITHPLNREST from the exons ATGGGGTGTACGCAATCGAAGATCGAGAACGAAGAGACGGTGGCCAGATGCAAGGAGCGGAAGATGTACATGAAGGAGGCGGTGGCGTCGCGGAACGCTTTTGCGGCGGCGCACTCCAGCTACGCTGTTTCCTTGAAGAATACTGGCGCTGCGCTCCATGATTACGCAGACGGTGAAGCTCAATTCACTTCTGCTGCTGCTGCCGCCGCTTCAACTTCCGGATCTTCATCCGTTCCCGGAAGCTCCGTGGGAATCCCGCCTTCTATGAGTTCCAACTATGACCTTCCCCCTCCCCCACCCCTTCCTCCCCCGCCTCTTCCTTTCTTCACGCCGTCTCCTCTGCAGCGCGCCGCCACTATGCCGGAGATCTCCATACCGACGCCCGACTTGAAGCACGAAGACCCGATTATTGAGGAGACGGAGGAGGATATTGAGGATGAAAGTGTTCATGGACTGAAGCATCGGAGTAGTAAAAGTAGTGGCGGTGGTGGAATTGGGGGGAGAGGGTCTGCTTCGCATAATGCACATGAGGAGGACCTGCCGCCGCCTACGCCGCCTTCGCCGCCGCGGACGCCGCCGCAGAGTATTCCAATGCCGCCGTCGCCTCCGCTCCATGATAACTGGGACTTTTTCTCCTGGGGTAACGATGCGGGACCTACACTGGCGGACGTGGATGAGGGCCGAGTTGAAAGAGAGGAGCTTCAGCGGAAGCTGTTGGAGGAAGAGGCTAAAAGAAGGGCAAATGATGCAAGCAACGGTGGTAGTAGGAGAAGTGGTAAAGAAGAGGCAACTGAGGTGGCAGAGAAAGTTGCAGAGCCTCCAACACAGCCGCCTCCCCCTCAGGCAGCAGCCACAAAGGTTGCAAAAAGAGTGAAAGTTCAAGCTCCACCTGAGGGTAAAAAGAAATCCGGGCAGCCTGCAAATCTTCTACAGATATTTTCCGAACTCGATGATTATTTCCTCCGGGCATCAGAAAGTGCTCATGAAGTATCCAAGATGCTCGAGGCAAATCGATTGCATTATCACTCAAACTTTGCTGATCCTAAAG GGCATGTTGATCATGCTACAAAAGTCATGCGTGTCATTACATGGAATAAGTCCTTCAAAGGCATGCCAAATCAAGATGATGGGAAAGATGACTTTGATTCAGAAGAAAATGAAACACATGCCACTGTACTAGACAAGATGCTAGCATGGGAGAAAAAGCTCTATGATGAGGTTAAG GCGGGTGAGCAAATGAAACTTGAGTATCAAAGAAAGGTCGCTTCACTAAATAAGCTAAAGAAGCGGGGGACAAATACAGAAGCATTAGAGAGAATGAAGGCAACAGTTAGCCACTTGCATACAAGATATATTGTTGACATGCAATCTATGGATTCAACTGTTTCAGAAATAAACCGCTTACGTGATGACCAACTTTATCCAAAATTAAAATCACTTGTTGAGGC GATGGCTAGAATGTGGGAGACCATGAAGGGACATCATGAGAGCCAATGTCAGATTGTGTTAGCTCTGAGGTCTCTGGATATGTCGCAGTCCCCCAAAGAAACAAGTGAGCACCACTATGAACGCACTTACCAGCTAGGCGTTGTTGTACAAGAGTGGCATTCACagtttgagaaaatgataatCCACCAGAAGGAATATATTAGAGGCCTGAACTGTTGGTTGAAGCTAAATCTGGTTCCTATTGATACAAATCTGAAGGAAAAGGTTTCATCCCCACAAAGGCCCCAGAACCCTCCAATTCTTGCACTTCTGCATGCCTGGCAAGATCTGATTGAGAAGCTTCCTGATGAGCTTGCTAAAACAGCTATTTATAGCTTTTCTGCTGTTGTAAATACCATTGTGCAACATCAAGTAGATGAGATGAAATTGAAGGACAGGTGTAAGGATACACAAAAGGAGCTTGACAAGAAGACCAGGCAATTTGAGGACTGGTATCATAAGTATATGCAACGGAGAACGCCAAACGATGACACAGAACAAGATGGAGCTCACGAGGATCAAAATGTAATCGATCGACAACTACAGCTAGAAGCACTGAAGCAGAGGTTgaaagaggaggaggaggcctACCTGAGGCAGTGTATGCAGGTCAGAGTGAAGTCACTGACTAGTTTAAGAACAGGCCTGCCCGAACTTTTTCGTGCAATGTCAGAATTTTCTCGTGCTTGTTCAATTATGTACCAGACTTTGGAGTCCATCACACATCCGCTTAACAGAGAGAGCACATAA
- the LOC116010630 gene encoding uncharacterized protein LOC116010630 isoform X1, whose protein sequence is MFDAWLKGKFYSKCKAGIKLTKTRVDLIRRKRNAMQKYLRNDIADLLKNDLDTNAYGRCEDLLVELNHSRCYDLLDEYCEQISSNLSIMSKQRECPEDCKEAVSTLMFAAARFGDVPELRYLRTIFAERYGNALDCFVYKEFVEKLKSLRPSKDMKLQLMQDIASEWGIDWNSKALEQQLYKPPAIEQDSFMNGNEDEKAQKKGENHHLSNRDPERESEAPVYHNPIPPPYTKSREEKMKGALGRDVHEQKGQEKDSDDKEARPKPKSVRRIRNRALSDERLSSRDEDSNQRDEEMKKLDSLLDHYSRKNSAAGKPDTETKPSSEQNEASSSRIPNRRSVDASPSRSNSLPIETQQSSPTELPKGHARSVSYHAETCNPKGHVHPKLPDYDDLVALLAAARASMKE, encoded by the exons atgtttgacGCTTGGTTAAAGGGAAAGTTCTATTCCAAATG CAAGGCGGGAATCAAGCTGACCAAGACTCGCGTAGATTTGATACGGAGAAAGAGGAATGCAATGCAGAAGTATTTAAGGAATGATATTGCGGACCTTCTCAAGAATGATTTAGATACGAATGCATATGGAAGG TGTGAAGATCTTCTTGTTGAACTCAACCACTCAAGGTGTTATGATTTATTGGATGAGTATTGTGAACAGATCTCAAGCAATCTTTCAATCATGAGTAAACAGAG GGAATGCCCTGAGGATTGCAAGGAAGCCGTGTCGACTTTGATGTTTGCAGCAGCAAGATTTGGCGACGTGCCAGAATTGCGCTATCTGAGAACCATATTTGCTGAGAGATATGGCAATGCCCTCGATTGTTTCGTTTACAAAGAG TTTGTTGAAAAGCTCAAGTCTTTGAGACCATCCAAAGATATGAAGCTTCAGTTGATGCAAGATATAGCATCTGAGTGGGGTATAGACTGGAATTCAAAGGCCTTGGAACAGCAGTTGTATAAGCCACCTGCAATTGAACAA GACTCGTTCATGAATGGCAATGAAGATGAAAAAGCTCAGAAGAAAGGAGAGAATCATCATCTTTCCAATAGAGATCCTGAAAGAGAATCTGAGGCGCCAGTATATCATAATCCAATCCCCCCTCCCTACACTAAATcaagagaagaaaaaatgaaaggTGCTTTGGGTAGGGATGTTCATGAACAAAAAGGCCAGGAAAAAGACAGTGATGATAAAGAAGCCAGGCCAAAGCCAAAATCAGTTAGGAGGATACGAAACCGGGCACTTAGTGATGAGAGACTGAGTTCAAGAGATGAAGACAGCAATCAGAGAGATGAAGAGATGAAAAAATTGGACTCACTTTTGGACCATTACAGCAGAAAAAACAGTGCAGCTGGTAAACCAGACACAGAAACAAAGCCATCATCCGAACAAAACGAAGCTAGCTCCAGCAGAATCCCAAACCGAAGATCAGTAGATGCCTCTCCAAGTAGATCAAACTCCCTCCCAATTGAAACGCAACAATCAAGTCCAACTGAACTTCCAAAAGGGCATGCCAGATCGGTCTCATATCACGCTGAGACGTGTAATCCAAAAGGACATGTCCATCCAAAGCTGCCAGATTATGACGACCTCGTCGCTCTGTTGGCAGCTGCCAGAGCAAGCATGAAAGAATGA
- the LOC116010630 gene encoding uncharacterized protein LOC116010630 isoform X2, whose protein sequence is MAGIKLTKTRVDLIRRKRNAMQKYLRNDIADLLKNDLDTNAYGRCEDLLVELNHSRCYDLLDEYCEQISSNLSIMSKQRECPEDCKEAVSTLMFAAARFGDVPELRYLRTIFAERYGNALDCFVYKEFVEKLKSLRPSKDMKLQLMQDIASEWGIDWNSKALEQQLYKPPAIEQDSFMNGNEDEKAQKKGENHHLSNRDPERESEAPVYHNPIPPPYTKSREEKMKGALGRDVHEQKGQEKDSDDKEARPKPKSVRRIRNRALSDERLSSRDEDSNQRDEEMKKLDSLLDHYSRKNSAAGKPDTETKPSSEQNEASSSRIPNRRSVDASPSRSNSLPIETQQSSPTELPKGHARSVSYHAETCNPKGHVHPKLPDYDDLVALLAAARASMKE, encoded by the exons ATG GCGGGAATCAAGCTGACCAAGACTCGCGTAGATTTGATACGGAGAAAGAGGAATGCAATGCAGAAGTATTTAAGGAATGATATTGCGGACCTTCTCAAGAATGATTTAGATACGAATGCATATGGAAGG TGTGAAGATCTTCTTGTTGAACTCAACCACTCAAGGTGTTATGATTTATTGGATGAGTATTGTGAACAGATCTCAAGCAATCTTTCAATCATGAGTAAACAGAG GGAATGCCCTGAGGATTGCAAGGAAGCCGTGTCGACTTTGATGTTTGCAGCAGCAAGATTTGGCGACGTGCCAGAATTGCGCTATCTGAGAACCATATTTGCTGAGAGATATGGCAATGCCCTCGATTGTTTCGTTTACAAAGAG TTTGTTGAAAAGCTCAAGTCTTTGAGACCATCCAAAGATATGAAGCTTCAGTTGATGCAAGATATAGCATCTGAGTGGGGTATAGACTGGAATTCAAAGGCCTTGGAACAGCAGTTGTATAAGCCACCTGCAATTGAACAA GACTCGTTCATGAATGGCAATGAAGATGAAAAAGCTCAGAAGAAAGGAGAGAATCATCATCTTTCCAATAGAGATCCTGAAAGAGAATCTGAGGCGCCAGTATATCATAATCCAATCCCCCCTCCCTACACTAAATcaagagaagaaaaaatgaaaggTGCTTTGGGTAGGGATGTTCATGAACAAAAAGGCCAGGAAAAAGACAGTGATGATAAAGAAGCCAGGCCAAAGCCAAAATCAGTTAGGAGGATACGAAACCGGGCACTTAGTGATGAGAGACTGAGTTCAAGAGATGAAGACAGCAATCAGAGAGATGAAGAGATGAAAAAATTGGACTCACTTTTGGACCATTACAGCAGAAAAAACAGTGCAGCTGGTAAACCAGACACAGAAACAAAGCCATCATCCGAACAAAACGAAGCTAGCTCCAGCAGAATCCCAAACCGAAGATCAGTAGATGCCTCTCCAAGTAGATCAAACTCCCTCCCAATTGAAACGCAACAATCAAGTCCAACTGAACTTCCAAAAGGGCATGCCAGATCGGTCTCATATCACGCTGAGACGTGTAATCCAAAAGGACATGTCCATCCAAAGCTGCCAGATTATGACGACCTCGTCGCTCTGTTGGCAGCTGCCAGAGCAAGCATGAAAGAATGA